The proteins below come from a single Candidatus Zixiibacteriota bacterium genomic window:
- a CDS encoding QueT transporter family protein, protein MSRWDVRGIAYAGIIAALYAAVAMLLAPISFGVYQVRVSEVLTVLPFLIPSAPIGLFVGCGVANIFGGNGIQDILFGSLFTLIAGYMTYLTSKLKTKELAMILAPLPPVLINAFGVAIYLSQITAMPYFFVVQMIGIGQIVACYVLGLPLLIYLTSRKFSFLETIGRR, encoded by the coding sequence ATGAGCAGGTGGGATGTGCGTGGTATTGCCTACGCCGGCATAATTGCAGCGCTTTATGCCGCAGTGGCAATGTTATTGGCCCCGATAAGCTTTGGAGTCTATCAGGTCAGAGTTTCTGAAGTGCTGACAGTTTTGCCGTTTCTTATTCCCAGCGCTCCTATTGGCCTATTTGTGGGGTGCGGGGTGGCCAATATTTTTGGCGGAAATGGTATTCAGGATATACTTTTTGGTTCTCTATTCACACTGATAGCCGGTTATATGACTTATCTGACATCCAAACTCAAGACAAAAGAACTGGCCATGATACTGGCGCCTCTTCCACCGGTGTTAATTAACGCTTTCGGGGTGGCCATTTATCTGTCACAGATAACCGCCATGCCATACTTCTTTGTGGTTCAAATGATAGGAATCGGTCAGATTGTGGCCTGTTATGTTCTGGGACTGCCGTTACTTATTTACCTCACTTCCAGGAAATTTTCATTCCTCGAGACGATCGGCCGACGCTGA
- a CDS encoding putative sugar nucleotidyl transferase, whose amino-acid sequence MSKWLIIFEDDRFDCFYPLTYLRPVYFLRPGIRAMYEKIIDDFPGYKSFLFCRPEIAAVTSEMTHIPVNHVDEDKAEEVILINGRLRLSADFAAALNAAGKNAFLTSGGNVAAIKVVGGLTPDEQNDLNNGELGAFADKIRRRSEALDVEIPFYQYLWEMVNAIDEELADDFESLRKQTGERIKELELEVTTGKASSLYPGVHFINPGSIYAARDAELLPGSVIDASKGPIFIGTGARIEPYTYLIGPAYLGKDSILVGGRIAGSSIGPVCRVGGELEETIIQGYSNKYHAGFIGHSYIGEWVNLGAMTTNSDLKNNYSAVRVSVNGKEIDTGSMKVGSFIGDFTKTAIGTLLNTGINIGIVCNIVSDGVVADKEIPSFTWYSSRHKIDYQVAKVIETIKRTMGRRGKELSPQLSALLTEISRLKSEKKE is encoded by the coding sequence ATGAGCAAATGGTTGATTATTTTCGAAGACGACAGATTTGATTGCTTTTATCCTTTGACTTATTTGCGACCGGTTTATTTTCTTCGTCCGGGGATCCGAGCGATGTATGAGAAGATCATCGATGATTTCCCGGGGTATAAATCTTTTCTATTCTGCCGCCCGGAGATTGCTGCGGTTACTTCTGAGATGACCCACATCCCGGTCAATCATGTGGATGAAGACAAAGCGGAAGAGGTTATTCTTATCAACGGCAGGTTGCGACTTTCGGCTGATTTTGCCGCCGCCCTGAATGCAGCCGGGAAGAATGCCTTTCTTACTTCCGGCGGAAATGTGGCCGCCATCAAAGTGGTCGGCGGTTTGACTCCGGACGAGCAGAATGATCTGAACAACGGTGAATTGGGGGCTTTTGCCGACAAAATTCGGCGCCGCTCGGAAGCGCTCGATGTCGAAATTCCATTTTACCAGTATCTCTGGGAGATGGTAAATGCCATTGATGAAGAGCTGGCCGATGATTTTGAATCTCTAAGGAAGCAGACCGGGGAGAGGATAAAGGAATTGGAACTGGAAGTGACGACCGGGAAAGCGAGCAGTTTGTATCCAGGTGTGCATTTTATTAATCCGGGGAGCATTTATGCTGCCCGTGATGCCGAGCTTCTTCCGGGCTCGGTTATTGATGCCTCCAAAGGACCGATTTTTATCGGCACCGGGGCCAGAATTGAGCCTTATACTTATTTAATTGGGCCGGCTTATCTCGGTAAGGACTCTATATTGGTCGGCGGGCGAATAGCGGGGAGCTCAATCGGGCCGGTGTGCAGGGTGGGAGGCGAGCTGGAGGAGACGATCATTCAGGGGTACAGCAATAAGTATCATGCCGGATTTATCGGACACAGTTATATCGGGGAATGGGTTAATCTGGGCGCCATGACCACCAATTCTGATCTGAAGAACAACTATTCTGCCGTTCGGGTCTCGGTCAACGGGAAGGAGATTGATACCGGCAGCATGAAAGTTGGCTCCTTTATCGGAGATTTCACCAAGACGGCCATCGGCACGCTTCTCAATACCGGGATAAATATCGGCATTGTTTGCAATATTGTTTCCGACGGCGTGGTGGCCGACAAAGAGATTCCCTCTTTCACCTGGTATTCCTCACGGCACAAGATAGATTATCAGGTTGCTAAAGTTATAGAGACTATAAAGCGAACCATGGGCAGGCGGGGTAAAGAACTATCGCCGCAATTGAGCGCCTTATTGACTGAAATAAGCCGTCTGAAATCGGAAAAGAAAGAGTGA
- the galT gene encoding galactose-1-phosphate uridylyltransferase — translation MPELRKDPIIGRWVIISTDRGKRPSSFGNIPKQEEPKMCPFCPGNEASTPPEVLAYRESSSQPNKPGWFLRVISNKYPALRIEGALNREPKGLYDRMNGIGAHEVIIETPDHAKDLADLSVEEIKSVLWAFRERSLDLQKDRRFKYILIFKNHGEAAGASLEHSHSQLIATPIVPKRVSEEMSGAEKYYEFKERCIFCDIIRQELSERERIVSDYGDFITFEPFASRFPFETWLLPKQHMAHWTGLAADNYMYLAEALKDTLNRLRIALNNPPFNFIIHTAPIGAEYDEVYHWHFEIIPKLTKMAGFEWGSGFYINPTRPEDAAAFMKEIDTSQAEKLFGLHAAG, via the coding sequence ATGCCAGAACTTCGTAAAGATCCAATAATTGGGCGGTGGGTAATCATTTCGACTGATAGGGGGAAAAGACCCTCGAGTTTCGGTAATATCCCGAAGCAGGAGGAGCCGAAGATGTGTCCGTTCTGCCCGGGTAATGAAGCCAGCACTCCGCCCGAGGTTTTGGCGTATCGGGAGAGTAGCTCTCAGCCGAATAAGCCGGGGTGGTTTTTGCGGGTAATCTCCAATAAGTATCCGGCATTAAGGATTGAGGGCGCCCTGAATCGTGAGCCGAAAGGGCTTTACGACCGGATGAATGGAATCGGCGCTCACGAGGTGATAATCGAGACGCCCGATCATGCCAAGGATCTGGCGGATCTTTCGGTGGAAGAGATAAAGAGTGTTCTCTGGGCTTTCCGCGAAAGATCGCTCGATTTGCAGAAGGATCGTCGTTTCAAATATATTCTGATATTCAAGAATCATGGTGAGGCGGCCGGTGCGTCTCTGGAGCATAGCCACAGTCAACTGATTGCCACGCCGATTGTGCCCAAGAGAGTCTCCGAAGAGATGAGCGGCGCCGAGAAATATTATGAGTTCAAGGAGCGGTGCATCTTCTGCGATATCATTCGGCAGGAACTATCGGAGCGAGAACGGATAGTCAGCGACTATGGTGATTTTATCACTTTTGAGCCGTTTGCCTCGCGTTTCCCCTTTGAGACCTGGCTTCTTCCCAAGCAGCATATGGCGCACTGGACCGGTCTGGCGGCGGATAATTATATGTACCTTGCCGAGGCTCTCAAAGATACTCTAAATCGCCTACGCATTGCACTCAACAACCCGCCCTTCAATTTCATAATTCATACGGCTCCGATCGGGGCCGAGTATGATGAGGTCTATCACTGGCATTTTGAAATAATCCCCAAGCTGACCAAAATGGCCGGTTTTGAATGGGGCTCGGGCTTTTATATCAATCCGACCCGTCCCGAGGATGCGGCCGCCTTTATGAAAGAAATCGATACCTCTCAGGCGGAAAAGTTATTCGGTCTTCATGCCGCCGGCTGA